The genomic interval tgttattttggttTGTTAACAAACTTAATCATTGTAAAAACTTATAAAAATGGTTAGTTTtctttaatcattttataaaaatttgatttaaaatattaaaaactcGAAAAAGTGTCTTAAGCTTTTGTTATCGTTATAGAACAGGAAAAATTGTTCGAgtcattaaaattttattgatGCTATTTAGCTAACCTTAGCTGTAGGCATATGTAATGGGCCTTATTCTCTCGCATTTTAAATGTACTTAAACAAATGATGGCAGAAATTGAAATAATTCTATCAAGTTTTATATTCTCTGTTGTTTTTTACAAACAAATACTGGTTGTCTTTTTGAAAACCCAAAGATTTCTGATATCAACAGTCATTGTGTTGACTTAGGTTTGTTTATATGTGCATGCATAAGTAGATTAAAATGTTATAAGAAAGTTTGAGTAAGCGTAAGTATCAAATGAAATAATGCGTGCCTAAGGGTGTAAACTGAAATCTGGTTTCTGTAATAAGGGCCGTATATTCTGggtgtttttcgtttttatagTATGAGAACCATGCCCCAAAGGGGCGCCAATCAATAGATCGCGAGTCGAACCCAACCCACGTGCTCCGCCCAAATGCGAAAAGCATAGAAACGGGACCGGAACGGCGAGTTAACCTATCAGAGCCCAGCTGAAATCGCTATGTATGTGATGTGTGCTGTAGAGGTGTTAGATAATAGAAACTGGGGAAAGTGCTGGGATGGGGGCAGCCATCACTTGAGGCCAAGGACGGACGAACTGACCCTGACCAAGTGCCGGACATTTGAGCTCGCCGAGTGGTCAGgaacacactcactcacacacacacataaccAATCAACCCACCCAACCCGGTTGCCCACTTGCCATGCACACACCCACATTTATGTATGATGAACCAACAACACTCGGGTCCAAGTGCGcggaaaatcaattttaccCGGTGGGTGGAAGACCCTTTCCCCAACTAATCAGCCGCGACACGGAAACTGGGTGGGCAAGTAAgatgtgggtggtggtggtgctgctgtcGGGTGTTTGCTTGCTGgtttttttgagtttttaaGGAATCTAGATGGCACTGACTACGTACGTCGAAGGATATGCTCGGCTCCTTGCCGTCGGGCAGGAAGTACTCCACGTTGAGTGTCAGCAGACCGTGCTGGAAGATGCGGCAGGTAATCACCGTGTCCTTGTTCTCGTGCAGCACCGCAAAGTAGCCGTTTTCCGGCGACTCCATCGAGTAGGCCAGCTCCAGCTGGGGGAACAGCTGCTCCAGCTCGTTGCGCAGGATCTTGGCCACCTGGAGGCGCGCCTCCTCATCCGCCGTCTTGTCCTTGTCCAGCGTGAAATCAAACAGTATCGTCTGGGCCGCCATCGTGCTAAACTTGCGCTAATCCGTTGAACAAAAACCCTGAACCGCGTACCGACCGAAACGAAATACTAGTGATGCGCCTTACGAGCACCGATAGCAAGTCGATTTCGATTGCACTTCCAGTGTGGCTGTTCACCGCAGTAGAGCCGTTAGTTACTTAAATATatacttaaaatataattaacgGTATTTtagataataatattaaaaaataatacaaatataattcatttctttaaattcatttattaAAGAATACTTGGTTGACAATTTTATATTGAATACATATGTAGAGTGTTTGCCCTGtttaaagaatttaattgTAATCTTAATCTATACTACATCCTTTAAtgttaataaaatatgtatttgtatatttgtatttttttttatatacctATTGACTCACGAGCCAGCAACTGAAACACCCCCGCACCTATCGAAACTTGCTCCCACTTATCGGCAGTTGGCTGCCCACTTTTGCCACCCCTAAATCGCAGTTCCCACGGCACGGTCCGCACTTGCTCGGAGTTTTTGAGTGTAAACAACATTGGAACGCGGTAAATCAtacaaaaattacataaaTCGCATAGGTGACAGCAGCGTGAAAGGATAGTGCGTACCAGTGCGGAACATGAAAAGCACACCAAGATCGGAATAAATGTGCACCTGAACCTGAACTTGAATGTCGCATGTGTGCTATGTGTGTTGTGTTGCTGCTTTTATGCTAGACGTAGGCCAACAACACAAGAACAACAAGGCTGCGCTGGCGGGAACAATGGTCTGCTAATTATAAATCTCTCGATCCCAGAGAATCGAATCAGCAGACGACGGATATTGTGCTCGTGTTCAGACGTTCAGATGCTGAGTGCTCAGTGCTTGGATGTGTGGGCGCCGCAGCATGCCAATGTTGTTACGTCGTCGCCAAAGACCACCCTTCCGCGACCAACCACCCCCCAAATCGCCCACAATCCTCCCCATTTTATATATCGCGGCGGTGTCGCCACAGTTATTACCCAGCATATTGATTTTCTGAATCCTTTCAGCTCTCTCGCCCCAAAGGATCTGCCCacatatgtgtttttttttatttgcctgcAGGTGAGTAAGTGTATTATACCCTTGCTATTACCAACCCGCCTAAATGTTTGCCTTCATTAAAATCTTACAGAACCGCACACGCAATCGCCGCCAGTCAGCCCAATTAGCCTGATTTCGTGTACGTCATCGCCGGGCccaaaataatttgcattgcGACCAGCCAGAACGCCGGACCAAAGTCGCATTTGCATTGTGCTCGCTCGATGACGTCTGGCTTTACTATTTATATGGCCGGCAGCCAGAGGCCATCGCACAATGAGCTCGGTTCGAGAGATCCGAGATAGAGCAAATTAACTTGACAAAAGGCGGGCATGATAACCACTTAGCACCTTCACCTTAGATGATAGAATCATTTCGGTCGGACTAAAGCCAACATGCAGCACAGCAGCGCGGGAAGTGAAGAACGGATTACTAGTTCCACCAGCAGCCCCAGATCTGGTCACAAGTCCGCGAGCTCCCTGTTCGGTTTGCTGAGCAAGCGACCCAGTAAAGTGGAGCCACATCCCGTGACACCCGAATCGCCAAGATTACAACAGAGACCCGTGTCCGCCTGTGGCCAATACGATGTCAGTTTCGCCAAGTGCAATGCAGATACGTCTGCAAACCATGTCAATAATAATGGCAGCACCCTCAAGAGCCAAACCCTGCCGCTGGAGAAGTCGCACAGCGGGCTGATCAGCTTCCACAGGCGTGCAAAGCCAAGTTCCTCGAAAGGAAAGAATCACTCGCACCGACACAGCACGGATGCGGGCTCCCAAAGCGATGGAGGAGCCGACGTAGTGATGCGGCGCAAGTCGCCCAAACACCGCTCACCCAATCACAATAGATTTAGTCACCAGTTCAGTCTGTGCTGCAAGGCGGAAAAGAAACCGATGACGCCGCCGGTGACCGTGCGCTATAACTCCATACCGGATAGCAACAATGTTCTGCGCCGCGATAACCTCTCGCTAAGCTGGAGCATGGTGGACAACAACTCGGGCTCGCTGCACTCCAGCGAAGGATCCTCACACCGACCGCGTCCGTCCAGTGAGTGTGCCAGTGCTCCAGAATCGCCGGTGGCCAGCAAAACCTTTTTTGCCCAGTGCAGCCCTGCGGCGGCCAGCGCTTCTGTGGCACGTAGCGAAAGCCTCCAAAATCGCTCGCCCATTCGACCCATGGCAGTATCAGCCTGCCGATCCCGACTGCGTTTAAAGCTCTATCCACCTGGACAAGAGTTACCTCCTCTTCAGGCAGCCACAGAACCTGGTGACATTAAAAGGGCCACCACACCACAGCACATGTCCTCGCCCAATATTGCTACTCAGCCAGATGGAATAGAACACATAGAGGAGCAGCCAGGCGTGAGGTTTATGTCGCACGAGAACATGACACTCCAAAGACAGGGTTCGGGATCTAATCTGGCGCGCCAGACTTTAATGGCGGCACATGCATTGAATCTGATTCCGACGGATAAGGCTAGGGAGCGAAGTTTCCTGGATGGCAGACTGGGATCGACTTCGCTTTTGGGTCCCAGTGAACTAAGCCGCGTGCTGCCGCAAAAGGAGATTACCGTCTTTGTTGGTACTTGGAATATG from Drosophila mauritiana strain mau12 chromosome 3L, ASM438214v1, whole genome shotgun sequence carries:
- the LOC117140909 gene encoding inositol polyphosphate 5-phosphatase E produces the protein MQHSSAGSEERITSSTSSPRSGHKSASSLFGLLSKRPSKVEPHPVTPESPRLQQRPVSACGQYDVSFAKCNADTSANHVNNNGSTLKSQTLPLEKSHSGLISFHRRAKPSSSKGKNHSHRHSTDAGSQSDGGADVVMRRKSPKHRSPNHNRFSHQFSLCCKAEKKPMTPPVTVRYNSIPDSNNVLRRDNLSLSWSMVDNNSGSLHSSEGSSHRPRPSSECASAPESPVASKTFFAQCSPAAASASVARSESLQNRSPIRPMAVSACRSRLRLKLYPPGQELPPLQAATEPGDIKRATTPQHMSSPNIATQPDGIEHIEEQPGVRFMSHENMTLQRQGSGSNLARQTLMAAHALNLIPTDKARERSFLDGRLGSTSLLGPSELSRVLPQKEITVFVGTWNMNGHSPPKQLNDFVLPANVEHVPDIVVMGTQESTPDRFEWEVTIQETLGPSHVLFHATTLGTLHLAVYMRRDLIWYCSVPEDASMSVRTGSAFRTKGAVAISFCLFGTSMLFVTSHLTAHQQKVKERVSDVKRIINALDLPRNLPNQRHKNKDVTQNFDNVFWCGDLNFRLGEPREKLLEWIQNTKFPLPSHLPHGYMHTDQLTSVLADGAAFRGFMEANITFPPTYKYDPGSQNFDTSSKQRAPAYTDRILYKYRQMQGLVIRRQTLVPGVSTPTQPHVQCLLYDSVPSITTSDHKPVWALFRTLIRAGTDAIPLAAGLFSRDIYLEGMRRRLNNQYSGASAVCVLQ